In Coleofasciculus sp. FACHB-T130, a single window of DNA contains:
- a CDS encoding ComEC/Rec2 family competence protein, which translates to MNLANGVILSLAYILGLLSTGLPWGKYGILALGIGAAVVLPRFWRTGPKARVWLVAGVVGLLAALYFQMRMPQPAANNISKFVSAQNIRGQEQVVTVQGKIATPPRLTQSQRSQFWLEATKLNEVKNGNNKPADVSQGVTGKLYVTLPLLQATGLYPGQEIAVTGVLYKPKPAANPGAFDFQAYLKREGGFAGLSGRQVSFVNEPEKRPWGFWTIRRRIIQSQVRWLGSPEGQLVSSMVLGNQAVDLPYDVRNKFIQSGLAHALAASGFQISLILGVVVALTQRFSVRSQFIIGFTALLVFVGLTGLQPSVVRAGVMGVGALIALAMERKVKPLGSLLLAATLLLLFNPLWIWDLGFQLSFLATLGLLVAVPTVTKWLDWLPPAIASLIALPIAVFPWVLPLQLYVFGLVSPYSILANIISTPLISIISIGGIISALASLIWPLAGSALAWLLYYPSQGLILLVEFFSQLPGNSVAVGTISILQLLALYGLIALASLSKWWRRRWWFAGLIAASLVVVPVWQTKATLFRVTVLSTPGEPVLVIQDKGEVTLVNSGDDSTANFTVLPFLQQQGVNQIDWAVVTDSQLSSRSGWPKILERLPVSSFYANTASIGKLSTLGVKIPTQALPVGQSVPIGASVIKLISSQPPVVQLQIGNQIWLVVGNFKPEEKERKLALLKQLPPAQVLWWSGENLQADILQKMQPKVAIAASATIDPETTQELRKIKTQVYTTERDGAVQWTPSGRFETTLEATENDVGMSY; encoded by the coding sequence CAACCAGCGGCGAATAACATTAGCAAGTTTGTGTCTGCCCAAAATATTAGAGGCCAAGAGCAGGTTGTCACTGTTCAAGGCAAGATTGCAACTCCACCCCGTCTGACGCAAAGTCAGCGATCGCAGTTTTGGCTGGAAGCGACAAAATTAAATGAGGTCAAGAACGGCAACAACAAACCTGCTGATGTCAGCCAAGGGGTAACTGGTAAGTTATACGTGACTTTGCCATTACTGCAAGCGACGGGTTTATATCCAGGTCAAGAAATAGCAGTAACTGGAGTCTTGTATAAACCTAAGCCTGCTGCCAATCCAGGAGCCTTTGACTTTCAAGCTTACCTAAAAAGAGAAGGTGGGTTTGCCGGTCTCAGCGGACGTCAAGTTAGCTTTGTTAATGAACCAGAAAAACGTCCCTGGGGATTTTGGACTATCCGGCGGCGGATCATTCAATCTCAAGTACGTTGGTTAGGCAGTCCAGAGGGTCAGCTGGTCAGTTCGATGGTGTTGGGGAATCAGGCGGTAGATTTACCCTACGATGTTCGCAATAAATTTATCCAGAGTGGTTTGGCTCATGCCCTTGCAGCGTCTGGGTTTCAAATTTCTTTGATTCTGGGTGTGGTGGTGGCTCTGACCCAGCGTTTTTCGGTGCGATCGCAATTTATCATTGGGTTCACTGCCCTACTTGTTTTTGTAGGTTTAACGGGGTTGCAGCCTTCTGTGGTTCGAGCTGGAGTGATGGGTGTCGGAGCTTTAATTGCTTTGGCGATGGAACGAAAGGTAAAGCCGCTGGGTTCGCTCCTACTTGCTGCCACTCTCTTGTTGCTGTTTAATCCCCTATGGATTTGGGATTTAGGTTTTCAACTGAGTTTTTTAGCCACCCTAGGATTATTAGTTGCAGTACCTACGGTTACAAAATGGCTGGATTGGTTACCACCCGCGATCGCATCTTTGATTGCGCTTCCAATAGCCGTTTTTCCCTGGGTTTTACCCCTACAACTTTATGTCTTTGGTCTAGTATCTCCTTACAGCATCCTGGCAAACATAATAAGCACCCCTTTAATCTCCATCATTAGTATTGGTGGAATTATCAGCGCCTTAGCATCATTGATCTGGCCCTTAGCTGGCAGTGCCTTGGCTTGGTTGCTCTATTACCCATCCCAAGGGCTGATTCTGCTAGTGGAATTTTTTTCCCAGTTACCAGGAAATTCTGTTGCTGTCGGTACCATCTCTATTTTGCAACTGTTAGCTCTATACGGACTAATTGCTCTGGCTTCGCTGAGCAAATGGTGGCGTCGGCGTTGGTGGTTTGCGGGTCTAATTGCTGCCAGTTTAGTGGTTGTCCCAGTTTGGCAGACAAAAGCAACTTTATTTCGAGTCACGGTGCTTTCTACGCCGGGAGAGCCAGTTTTGGTGATTCAAGACAAAGGAGAAGTCACCCTGGTTAATAGTGGGGATGATAGTACAGCTAATTTTACTGTGCTGCCTTTTTTACAACAGCAGGGCGTCAATCAAATTGACTGGGCTGTGGTAACAGATTCTCAACTTAGTTCTAGAAGTGGCTGGCCTAAAATTTTGGAACGGCTCCCAGTGTCAAGCTTTTATGCTAACACTGCTTCTATTGGTAAACTTTCGACTCTAGGCGTGAAGATTCCAACTCAAGCTTTGCCAGTTGGTCAGAGTGTACCAATTGGAGCTTCAGTCATCAAGTTAATTAGTAGCCAACCACCAGTAGTGCAACTACAAATCGGCAACCAGATTTGGTTAGTGGTGGGAAATTTTAAGCCAGAGGAAAAGGAAAGAAAGTTAGCGCTTCTGAAACAATTACCTCCAGCCCAGGTGCTTTGGTGGTCTGGAGAAAATTTACAAGCTGATATATTGCAAAAGATGCAACCCAAGGTAGCGATCGCTGCCTCCGCAACTATCGATCCAGAAACGACGCAAGAGCTGCGAAAAATCAAAACCCAAGTCTATACAACCGAGCGTGATGGAGCAGTCCAGTGGACTCCTAGTGGTAGGTTTGAGACAACGCTGGAAGCAACGGAAAACGATGTTGGTATGAGCTATTAG